A genomic window from Gambusia affinis linkage group LG16, SWU_Gaff_1.0, whole genome shotgun sequence includes:
- the tnika gene encoding TRAF2 and NCK interacting kinase a isoform X11 gives MACDSSAQSQFEIDLSALKDPSGIFDLVELVGNGTYGQVYKGRHIRTGQLAAIKVMDVATDEEEEIKSEINMLKKYSNHRNIATYFGVFIKKQPPGIDDQLWLVMEFCGAGSVTDLIKNTKGNSLKEDWNAYICREILRGLAHLHQHKVIHRDIKGQNVLLTENAEVKLVDFGVSAQMDRTVGKRNTFIGTPYWMAPEVIACDENPEATYDCKSDLWSLGITAIEMAEGAPPLCDMHPMRALFLIPRNPAPRLKSKKWSRKFQSFIENTLVKSHSNRPSTEHLLLHPFVTELPNERHLRIQLKDHIDRTKKKRGERDETEYEYSGSEEEDEERDKGEPSSIINVPGESTLRRDFLRLQQANKERSEAQRRQQLEQKQNDEHKRLLLAERQKRIEEQKEQRRRLEEQQQRERELRKRFEEQEKIRREEERRQAAREQEYIRRQLEEEQRQLEILQQQLLQEQALLLEYKRKQIIEQRQAELLQMKLQQERAYLVSLQQQQQQEGRQAEKKPLYHFKDASHSNDKPAWAKEVEERSKMNRQSSPALQHKVSHRVSDPSLPPRSESFSSGGMQPTRTPPIHRSIEPQMAHLIPSKAHSGSMSGSPSLQDQTGSAQSEGAGVASPKPEMPRQNAEPSSDTLEPQQHISSREERDRDRTAWLREEDIPPRVPQRTTSISPALVRKNSPNGGGVGPRAGSQLIRASNPDLRRSELSLDAMLQRTSSNSSSSSSPSSQGGSSERRGQTKQVGTPPGANEEVKPKQGEGRESARPSRPASYKKAIDEDLSALAKELRELRVEEGSRPPVKVTDYSSSSEESESSDEDGEVLGHDGTVAVSDIPRIMPGVQSSSESYGGLAEDPLGGSYNSSRDSTLMMREAEERRRGGHSESNGFSNHSNHGNLPDLVQQSNSPNSTPTTALQELSDMAEFGLSGSKASFTPFVDPRVYQTSPSENDESSAAAMFANELLRQEQARLNEARKISVVNVNPTNIRPHSDTPEIRKYKKRFNSEILCAALWGVNLLVGTENGLMLLDRSGQGKVYNLITRRRFLQMDVLEGLNVLVTISGKKNKLRVYYLSWLRNRILHNDPEVEKKQGWITVGELEGCVHYKVVKYERIKFLVIALKNSVEIYAWAPKPYHKFMAFKSFTELQHRPQLVDLTVEEGQRLKVIYGSCVGFHVIDVDSGNPYDIYIPSHIQSQVTPHAIVVLPKTDGMEMLLCYEDEGVYVNTYGRITKDVVLQWGEMPTSVAYIHSNQIMGWGEKAIEIRSVETGHLDGVFMHKRAQRLKFLCERNDKVFFASVRSGGSSQVFFMTLNRNSMMNW, from the exons TTGGCAGCCATCAAGGTCATGGATGTCGCTACG gacgaggaggaagagatTAAGTCTGAAATCAACATGCTGAAGAAGTACAGCAATCACAGGAACATCGCCACTTACTTTGGAGTATTCATCAAGAAACAACCTCCTGGCATCGACGACCAGCTTTGG CTTGTCATGGAGTTCTGTGGAGCTGGCTCGGTGACAGACTTGATCAAAAACACCAAGGGCAACTCATTGAAGGAGGACTGGAACGCTTACATCTGCAGAGAGATTCTCAGG GGTCTGGCTCATCTGCATCAGCACAAGGTCATCCACAGAGACATCAAAGGACAGAACGTGCTGCTGACTGAGAACGCCGAGGTCAAGCTAG TGGATTTTGGCGTTTCGGCCCAGATGGACAGAACGGTGGGAAAGAGGAACACATTTATTGGGACACCGTACTGGATGGCGCCAGAGGTTATTGCCTGTGATGAAAACCCTGAAGCCACCTACGACTGCAAG AGTGATTTATGGTCCCTGGGGATCACAGCGATAGAGATGGCTGAAGGAGCGCCTC CGCTGTGTGATATGCACCCAATGAGAGCCCTCTTCCTCATTCCACGCAACCCAGCCCCCAGACTCAAATCAAAGAAATG GTCAAGGAAGTTCCAGTCATTCATTGAAAACACTCTGGTGAAGAGCCACAGCAACAGGCCCAGCACAGAGCATCTCCTCTTGCATCCCTTCGTCACAGAGCTTCCCAACGAGAGACACCTCCGCATCCAGCTGAAGGACCACATCGACCGcacgaagaagaagagaggagagaggg ACGAGACAGAGTACGAGTACAGCGGCAGCgaagaggaagacgaggagagGGATAAAGGCGAACCAAG CTCCATCATCAACGTCCCGGGGGAGTCGACCTTAAGGCGAGATTTCTTGCGCCTCCAGCAGGCCAACAAGGAGCGCTCGGAGGcgcagcggcggcagcagctggagcagaaGCAGAACGACGAGCACAAGCGCTTGCTGCTGGCTGAGCGGCAGAAGCGCATCGAGGAGCAGAAGGAGCAGAGGAGGCGGCTGGAGGAG cagcagcagagggagcGTGAGCTGAGGAAGAGGTTTGAGGAACAGGAGAAGATCCgaagggaggaggagaggaggcaaGCAGCCAGAGAACAg GAGTATATCCGTagacagctggaggaggaacaGAGACAGTTAGAGattctccagcagcagctcctacaAGAACAGGCATTATTGCTG GAGTACAAGCGTAAACAGATCATAGAGCAGCGACAGGCAGAACTCCTGCAGATGAAGCTCCAGCAGGAGAGAGCCTACCTGGTGTCtctacaacagcagcagcagcaggaggggaGGCAAGCGGAAAAGAAACCGCTTTACCACTTCAAGGATGCCAGCCATTCTAATGACAAGCCAGCCTGGGCTAAGGAG GTGGAGGAGCGATCTAAGATGAACAGGCAGAGCTCGCCAGCGCTGCAGCACAAAGTGTCCCACCGCGTCTCCGacccctccctccctccccgcTCCGAGTCGTTCAGCAGCGGAGGCATGCAGCCCACGCGCACCCCTCCCATCCACCGCTCCATTGAACCACAG ATGGCCCATCTCATTCCCTCGAAGGCCCACTCCGGCTCCATGTCCGGCTCGCCGTCTCTCCAAGACCAGACAGGCTCGGCTCAGAGCGAGGGGGCTGGCGTGGCGTCGCCGAAGCCCGAGATGCCTCGTCAGAACGCAGAGCCCAGCTCTGACACTCTGGAGCCCCAGCAGCACATCAGCAGCAGGGAGGAACGAGATCGAGACAGGACTGCTTGGTTGAGGGAAGAGGATATCCCCCCCAGG GTTCCCCAGAGAACAACCTCCATCTCTCCAGCCCTTGTTAGAAAGAATTCCCCAAATGGTGGTGGTGTGGGCCCTCGCGCCGGTTCCCAGCTCATACGGGCCAG TAATCCGGATCTGCGCCGTTCTGAGCTTTCCCTCGATGCCATGCTGCAAAGAACCTCCTCTAACTCGTCATCATCGTCTTCTCCTTCATCTCAGGGAGGCTCGTCCGAGAGGAGAG GCCAGACCAAGCAGGTCGGAACTCCTCCCGGAGCCAACGAAGAGGTCAAACCCAAACAGGGGGAAGGCCGGGAATCAGCCAGACCCAGCAGACCTGCA AGCTATAAGAAAGCCATAGATGAG GACTTAAGCGCACTGGCTAAGGAACTTAGAGAACTGAGGGTAGAAGAAGGAAGTCGGCCTCCAGTCAAG GTCACAGACTACTCATCCTCCAGCGAAGAATCGGAGAGCAGCGATGAGGACGGGGAGGTGCTGGGGCACGACGGGACCGTTGCCGTTAGCGACATCCCCCGCATCAT GCCGGGAGTCCAGAGCAGCTCTGAGTCGTATGGAGGGCTGGCAGAGGACCCTCTGGGAGGCTCCTATAATAGCTCCAGGGACAGTACTCTGATGATGAGAGAG GCCGAGGAAAGGAGGAGAGGTGGCCACTCCGAAAGCAATGGTTTTAGCAATCacagtaaccatggcaacctcCCTGACCTAGTACAGCAGAGCAACTCTCCCAACTCCACGCCCACCACAGCTCTGCAGGAACTTAGCGACATGGCCGAG tttggttTGAGTGGGTCCAAAGCATCGTTTACTCCCTTCGTCGACCCGCGTGTCTATCAAACCTCCCCGAGTGAAAACGACGAGAGCTCAGCAGCAG CCATGTTTGCCAACGAGCTGCTGAGGCAGGAGCAGGCGCGACTAAACGAAGCCAGAAAGATCTCTGTTGTTAATGTGAACCCCACAAACATCAGACCTCACAGCGACACGCCAGAGATCCGAAAATACAAGAAGCGCTTCAACTCGGAGATCCTGTGTGCCGCGCTCTGGG GTGTGAACCTGTTGGTCGGGACGGAAAATGGTTTAATGCTGCTTGACCGAAGTGGGCAGGGCAAAGTCTACAACCTGATTACGAGACGACGGTTTTTACAGATGGATGTGCTGGAGGGTCTGAATGTGTTAGTCACCATATCTG GGAAAAAGAACAAGCTGCGTGTTTACTATTTGTCCTGGCTGAGGAACAGAATATTACACAATGACCCAGAAGTGGAGAAGAAACAGGGTTGGATCACTGTTGGAGAGCTGGAGGGCTGTGTGCATTATAAAGTTG TAAAGTATGAGAGAATCAAATTCCTGGTGATTGCACTTAAGAACTCAGTGGAAATCTACGCCTGGGCACCAAAACCTTACCACAAATTCATGGCCTTTAAG tCGTTCACTGAGTTGCAGCACCGTCCTCAGCTGGTTGACCTCACAGTGGAGGAAGGCCAGAGGTTAAAAGTTATCTATGGCTCTTGTGTGGGCTTCCATGTCATCGATGTGGACTCAGGCAATCCCTACGACATTTACATCCCCTCACAT ATCCAGAGTCAGGTGACGCCCCATGCCATCGTTGTTCTCCCTAAGACCGATGGAATGGAGATGCTGTTGTGCTATGAGGACGAGGGGGTCTACGTCAACACGTATGGACGCATCACCAAGGACGTGGTGCTACAGTGGGGGGAGATGCCTACCTCTGTTG CCTATATCCATTCTAATCAGATTATGGGCTGGGGGGAGAAAGCCATAGAGATCCGCTCCGTTGAGACGGGTCATCTGGACGGCGTGTTCATGCACAAGAGAGCCCAGAGACTTAAATTCCTGTGTGAGCGCAATGATAAG GTGTTCTTTGCGTCGGTGCGTTCGGGAGGTAGTAGCCAGGTGTTCTTCATGACCCTCAACAGAAACTCGATGATGAACTGGTGA
- the tnika gene encoding TRAF2 and NCK interacting kinase a isoform X6, protein MACDSSAQSQFEIDLSALKDPSGIFDLVELVGNGTYGQVYKGRHIRTGQLAAIKVMDVATDEEEEIKSEINMLKKYSNHRNIATYFGVFIKKQPPGIDDQLWLVMEFCGAGSVTDLIKNTKGNSLKEDWNAYICREILRGLAHLHQHKVIHRDIKGQNVLLTENAEVKLVDFGVSAQMDRTVGKRNTFIGTPYWMAPEVIACDENPEATYDCKSDLWSLGITAIEMAEGAPPLCDMHPMRALFLIPRNPAPRLKSKKWSRKFQSFIENTLVKSHSNRPSTEHLLLHPFVTELPNERHLRIQLKDHIDRTKKKRGERDETEYEYSGSEEEDEERDKGEPSSIINVPGESTLRRDFLRLQQANKERSEAQRRQQLEQKQNDEHKRLLLAERQKRIEEQKEQRRRLEEQQQRERELRKRFEEQEKIRREEERRQAAREQEYIRRQLEEEQRQLEILQQQLLQEQALLLEYKRKQIIEQRQAELLQMKLQQERAYLVSLQQQQQQEGRQAEKKPLYHFKDASHSNDKPAWAKEVEERSKMNRQSSPALQHKVSHRVSDPSLPPRSESFSSGGMQPTRTPPIHRSIEPQMAHLIPSKAHSGSMSGSPSLQDQTGSAQSEGAGVASPKPEMPRQNAEPSSDTLEPQQHISSREERDRDRTAWLREEDIPPRVPQRTTSISPALVRKNSPNGGGVGPRAGSQLIRASNPDLRRSELSLDAMLQRTSSNSSSSSSPSSQGGSSERRGQTKQVGTPPGANEEVKPKQGEGRESARPSRPASYKKAIDEDLSALAKELRELRVEEGSRPPVKVTDYSSSSEESESSDEDGEVLGHDGTVAVSDIPRIMPGVQSSSESYGGLAEDPLGGSYNSSRDSTLMMREAEERRRGGHSESNGFSNHSNHGNLPDLVQQSNSPNSTPTTALQELSDMAEFGLSGSKASFTPFVDPRVYQTSPSENDESSAAAMFANELLRQEQARLNEARKISVVNVNPTNIRPHSDTPEIRKYKKRFNSEILCAALWGVNLLVGTENGLMLLDRSGQGKVYNLITRRRFLQMDVLEGLNVLVTISGKKNKLRVYYLSWLRNRILHNDPEVEKKQGWITVGELEGCVHYKVVKYERIKFLVIALKNSVEIYAWAPKPYHKFMAFKSFTELQHRPQLVDLTVEEGQRLKVIYGSCVGFHVIDVDSGNPYDIYIPSHCSKHMKIQSQVTPHAIVVLPKTDGMEMLLCYEDEGVYVNTYGRITKDVVLQWGEMPTSVAYIHSNQIMGWGEKAIEIRSVETGHLDGVFMHKRAQRLKFLCERNDKVFFASVRSGGSSQVFFMTLNRNSMMNW, encoded by the exons TTGGCAGCCATCAAGGTCATGGATGTCGCTACG gacgaggaggaagagatTAAGTCTGAAATCAACATGCTGAAGAAGTACAGCAATCACAGGAACATCGCCACTTACTTTGGAGTATTCATCAAGAAACAACCTCCTGGCATCGACGACCAGCTTTGG CTTGTCATGGAGTTCTGTGGAGCTGGCTCGGTGACAGACTTGATCAAAAACACCAAGGGCAACTCATTGAAGGAGGACTGGAACGCTTACATCTGCAGAGAGATTCTCAGG GGTCTGGCTCATCTGCATCAGCACAAGGTCATCCACAGAGACATCAAAGGACAGAACGTGCTGCTGACTGAGAACGCCGAGGTCAAGCTAG TGGATTTTGGCGTTTCGGCCCAGATGGACAGAACGGTGGGAAAGAGGAACACATTTATTGGGACACCGTACTGGATGGCGCCAGAGGTTATTGCCTGTGATGAAAACCCTGAAGCCACCTACGACTGCAAG AGTGATTTATGGTCCCTGGGGATCACAGCGATAGAGATGGCTGAAGGAGCGCCTC CGCTGTGTGATATGCACCCAATGAGAGCCCTCTTCCTCATTCCACGCAACCCAGCCCCCAGACTCAAATCAAAGAAATG GTCAAGGAAGTTCCAGTCATTCATTGAAAACACTCTGGTGAAGAGCCACAGCAACAGGCCCAGCACAGAGCATCTCCTCTTGCATCCCTTCGTCACAGAGCTTCCCAACGAGAGACACCTCCGCATCCAGCTGAAGGACCACATCGACCGcacgaagaagaagagaggagagaggg ACGAGACAGAGTACGAGTACAGCGGCAGCgaagaggaagacgaggagagGGATAAAGGCGAACCAAG CTCCATCATCAACGTCCCGGGGGAGTCGACCTTAAGGCGAGATTTCTTGCGCCTCCAGCAGGCCAACAAGGAGCGCTCGGAGGcgcagcggcggcagcagctggagcagaaGCAGAACGACGAGCACAAGCGCTTGCTGCTGGCTGAGCGGCAGAAGCGCATCGAGGAGCAGAAGGAGCAGAGGAGGCGGCTGGAGGAG cagcagcagagggagcGTGAGCTGAGGAAGAGGTTTGAGGAACAGGAGAAGATCCgaagggaggaggagaggaggcaaGCAGCCAGAGAACAg GAGTATATCCGTagacagctggaggaggaacaGAGACAGTTAGAGattctccagcagcagctcctacaAGAACAGGCATTATTGCTG GAGTACAAGCGTAAACAGATCATAGAGCAGCGACAGGCAGAACTCCTGCAGATGAAGCTCCAGCAGGAGAGAGCCTACCTGGTGTCtctacaacagcagcagcagcaggaggggaGGCAAGCGGAAAAGAAACCGCTTTACCACTTCAAGGATGCCAGCCATTCTAATGACAAGCCAGCCTGGGCTAAGGAG GTGGAGGAGCGATCTAAGATGAACAGGCAGAGCTCGCCAGCGCTGCAGCACAAAGTGTCCCACCGCGTCTCCGacccctccctccctccccgcTCCGAGTCGTTCAGCAGCGGAGGCATGCAGCCCACGCGCACCCCTCCCATCCACCGCTCCATTGAACCACAG ATGGCCCATCTCATTCCCTCGAAGGCCCACTCCGGCTCCATGTCCGGCTCGCCGTCTCTCCAAGACCAGACAGGCTCGGCTCAGAGCGAGGGGGCTGGCGTGGCGTCGCCGAAGCCCGAGATGCCTCGTCAGAACGCAGAGCCCAGCTCTGACACTCTGGAGCCCCAGCAGCACATCAGCAGCAGGGAGGAACGAGATCGAGACAGGACTGCTTGGTTGAGGGAAGAGGATATCCCCCCCAGG GTTCCCCAGAGAACAACCTCCATCTCTCCAGCCCTTGTTAGAAAGAATTCCCCAAATGGTGGTGGTGTGGGCCCTCGCGCCGGTTCCCAGCTCATACGGGCCAG TAATCCGGATCTGCGCCGTTCTGAGCTTTCCCTCGATGCCATGCTGCAAAGAACCTCCTCTAACTCGTCATCATCGTCTTCTCCTTCATCTCAGGGAGGCTCGTCCGAGAGGAGAG GCCAGACCAAGCAGGTCGGAACTCCTCCCGGAGCCAACGAAGAGGTCAAACCCAAACAGGGGGAAGGCCGGGAATCAGCCAGACCCAGCAGACCTGCA AGCTATAAGAAAGCCATAGATGAG GACTTAAGCGCACTGGCTAAGGAACTTAGAGAACTGAGGGTAGAAGAAGGAAGTCGGCCTCCAGTCAAG GTCACAGACTACTCATCCTCCAGCGAAGAATCGGAGAGCAGCGATGAGGACGGGGAGGTGCTGGGGCACGACGGGACCGTTGCCGTTAGCGACATCCCCCGCATCAT GCCGGGAGTCCAGAGCAGCTCTGAGTCGTATGGAGGGCTGGCAGAGGACCCTCTGGGAGGCTCCTATAATAGCTCCAGGGACAGTACTCTGATGATGAGAGAG GCCGAGGAAAGGAGGAGAGGTGGCCACTCCGAAAGCAATGGTTTTAGCAATCacagtaaccatggcaacctcCCTGACCTAGTACAGCAGAGCAACTCTCCCAACTCCACGCCCACCACAGCTCTGCAGGAACTTAGCGACATGGCCGAG tttggttTGAGTGGGTCCAAAGCATCGTTTACTCCCTTCGTCGACCCGCGTGTCTATCAAACCTCCCCGAGTGAAAACGACGAGAGCTCAGCAGCAG CCATGTTTGCCAACGAGCTGCTGAGGCAGGAGCAGGCGCGACTAAACGAAGCCAGAAAGATCTCTGTTGTTAATGTGAACCCCACAAACATCAGACCTCACAGCGACACGCCAGAGATCCGAAAATACAAGAAGCGCTTCAACTCGGAGATCCTGTGTGCCGCGCTCTGGG GTGTGAACCTGTTGGTCGGGACGGAAAATGGTTTAATGCTGCTTGACCGAAGTGGGCAGGGCAAAGTCTACAACCTGATTACGAGACGACGGTTTTTACAGATGGATGTGCTGGAGGGTCTGAATGTGTTAGTCACCATATCTG GGAAAAAGAACAAGCTGCGTGTTTACTATTTGTCCTGGCTGAGGAACAGAATATTACACAATGACCCAGAAGTGGAGAAGAAACAGGGTTGGATCACTGTTGGAGAGCTGGAGGGCTGTGTGCATTATAAAGTTG TAAAGTATGAGAGAATCAAATTCCTGGTGATTGCACTTAAGAACTCAGTGGAAATCTACGCCTGGGCACCAAAACCTTACCACAAATTCATGGCCTTTAAG tCGTTCACTGAGTTGCAGCACCGTCCTCAGCTGGTTGACCTCACAGTGGAGGAAGGCCAGAGGTTAAAAGTTATCTATGGCTCTTGTGTGGGCTTCCATGTCATCGATGTGGACTCAGGCAATCCCTACGACATTTACATCCCCTCACAT TGTTCCAAACACATGAAG ATCCAGAGTCAGGTGACGCCCCATGCCATCGTTGTTCTCCCTAAGACCGATGGAATGGAGATGCTGTTGTGCTATGAGGACGAGGGGGTCTACGTCAACACGTATGGACGCATCACCAAGGACGTGGTGCTACAGTGGGGGGAGATGCCTACCTCTGTTG CCTATATCCATTCTAATCAGATTATGGGCTGGGGGGAGAAAGCCATAGAGATCCGCTCCGTTGAGACGGGTCATCTGGACGGCGTGTTCATGCACAAGAGAGCCCAGAGACTTAAATTCCTGTGTGAGCGCAATGATAAG GTGTTCTTTGCGTCGGTGCGTTCGGGAGGTAGTAGCCAGGTGTTCTTCATGACCCTCAACAGAAACTCGATGATGAACTGGTGA